GTAAATGTGGGGAGGCAGGCATGCTGTGTTACTTCCAGATTTAATCCCCTGTGAACTCGGAAGGGGTTTGTTAAAGCACCGTGTGATCCATGCCAGTGTCCATTTGGCAATTCAGTCGTGACTTAATTGCTGGTGTTTCCGCCCTCTGATCATCCGACTTAATTGTTTCTGAATGTGAATGTATAGTGTAATAATCTGCATCTGTGTGGATGTGGGATGAGATGCCCTTAATTGTCAACAAGATGCCCTTAATCCGCCCTCAATTTTCAATGAGATGCCATTTTAGGTGGTAGCTGCCATAAGGGATGTGGGATGAGATATGGTATAAATTTAGTTTTAGGCAGTATTTCCCGCCTATCTCCATTTTAATATCCAACCATTATAGTGTAACAATCTGCATCAGTGTGATTCCCCTTTGCTTGTCTGACTTGATTGATTGTGAATGTGTACGTATGCTATTTTGGGAAGCATCTGCCGTATGTCATTAAGAAAAATAAAGATGGGGATCTGCTGCTTATTACGCCACTTGATCATAGTAGATGTAGTTAATTGTGCATAAAGAACTTGTGTTTTGACAAAAGTTATTTAGTGTTTTGCTTAGTTCAAGGATCTCATGAAATTACCTTAAATCCAAGAAAAATATCGTGAGAAGACTGAAGACCTCAAATTTTGTTGCACTAGTACTACATTTGCTGCTTTACAGCTTTTGCTGTCACTAGGTGATAAAGGATAGCAAAGTATGCAATCGGATGGATAGCAATTCTCTGCTTTTGGTTATGTTTTGTTCAGTGTTGATGTTACTGCTGGGCTTTATTATATTTTACAATTGTTGCCTAGAACCAAATCCTTGATGCTGGTAGTATATGGAAGTAAGTAAATGTGTGGAGGGAGGCATGCTGTGTTAATTCCAGATTTAATCCCCTCCGAACTAGGAAGGGGGTTGTTAAAGCACCTTGTGATCCATGCCAGTGTCCATTCAGCAATTCAGTCGTGGCTTAATTGGTGTTTCCGCCCTCTGATCGTCCGACTTACTTGTTTCTGAATGTGCACGAGATACGGCATGAGATATGGTAAGTTTAGTTTTAGGTGGTATTTCCGGCCTATCTCCATTTTAATATCCAGCCATTATAGTGTAATAATCTGCATCAGTGTAGCTCCCCCTTTGTTTATCTGACTTAATTGGTTGTGAAAGTGTACGTATGCTATTTTAGGTGGCAGCTGCCATATGTCATTAAGAAACATAAAGATGGGGATCTGCTGCTTATAACGCCACTTGATCATAGTAGATGTTGTAATTAATTGTGCATAAAGAACTTATGTTTTGACAACAGTTATTTTGTGTTTTGCTTAGTTCAAGGGTGTCATGAAATTACCATAAATCCAAGAAAAAGATCATGAGAAGACTGAAGACCTAAATTTTGTAGTACTAGTTCTGCATTTGGTCCTTTGCAGTTTTGCTGTCACTAGGAGATATAAAGGATAGCTTGGCTCATGGTAAATAATTGCTGAAGTTATGATTCCCTTAATTGTTTGTGAATGTGAACGAGATGCCATTTAGGTGATAGCTGCCATAAGGGATATGGCATCAGATATTGTAAGTTTTGTTTCAAACAGACGAGATTTCCCGCTTATCTCCATTTTATTATCCAACCATTATAGGGTAATAATCTGCGTTAGTGTGGTTTCCCCTTTGATTATCTGATTTAATTGTTTGTGCATGTGGACAGATGCTATTTCAAGTAGCAGTTGCCGTAGGTCATTAAGAAAAATAAAGATGGGGATTTTCTGCTTATAGCGCCACTTGATCATAGTACATGTATTAATTGTGCATAAAGAATTTATGTTTCTGTTTCACTTAGTTTGGGATATCATGAAAAGATCTTCATGATATCATTGTAAAAATTGCTGATGTTACTATTCTCTCATGCTGGCTTATAAGTTgctatgattcatacttgaaaatCATACAAGATGCCATTTCAACATAATCAAAATGAGACAAAAATACTTAATATTTATTGTGAATAAACTCATTGTGATTATTTTTTCATGGTTTACTGCAGTCTGCACTAGATATACAAATATGGTTGTTCATTTTGACTAGATCTAATATTTGATACATTGTTTGTTTTGATGAGATTGCTTTGCTAGATCTTGCTGGCTTTGCTTTTACTTACCAGAAGTCTATCTTCTCAAGTTCCTTGTGCTAAAGAGATTGATCTTCTATGCTGTTTGAATCAAAAAACGTTTATACATAGAAGTTATCTAACAGGACATGTGAACTAGATTCTATCTGGATATATCTGCGTTCCTTTTGTCTTTTGATTACTGTCTAAACAATGTGATTGCAGTATGATTGTGCATTCATTCAGTAATGTCCTACTCCCTAAAGTAGTGATCTGAAACGTCTTGTAttgatcactaaagtagtgatctgaaATGTCTTATATTtctttttacagagggagtatttgattGTACTCTCTCTGTTGATTTCTGCCACCTGCGGGTTCCAAAATCTTATTGATGTTTGTCCAGTAACAAGTCCAATAGCATATGTGTTTAACGACACTAAGGTGGTTTCATACTACCATACCCTATTTGAAAGTTCTTTGTGTGAGCATGATTTCTAGCTACTTGCACTAACAAGTAACAAAGTATGATAAAAAAAAGTTAACCGTCAAAGTTTCATTTTTAATGTGACATCTTACTGAAACGTCATAATATGGAGATACTTCATCATTATACGTGGAATAACGAATGAGCTGTCGTTTCAAAAGCTAATCCAAGTGAGATATGCATGCATTGCCTTTTCAGCTAACACGTTCTCTTTTATCACTTTGGAAATGTTATCATTTTTATCCTTTGTTTCACCATTATATCAATCATTTTGGTTTTCATTTGATTTTTTTAGTACAATACATTGTCTTTCACAATTCCATGAAATGCACCATTATTCAGTAAATCAGTACATTGTTGTTTGAAATTTTTAAGCCATGGAAAAGTGGTGCATCAGGGTAGGTTTAGCTCTAGATCGGCCCCTGCCCATGATTTCATGTTCGTATAGTTGCAATTTTGCAGATGGATATTATTAGATGTGGTTCTAGCTTTTCTGTGTTACCAATATTATATGTTTATTGTCACGGTAGTACTGCCTGTCAGTTTAGTCTCCATTTTAAACCATGGATTATTCAGTCTGGTTTTGATTTGAAAGTTACTCTTATATGATGGTTTGTTGTTTTTTTAGTTCACTACACAGGTCAAACATCTCAATATTTTTCTTCTTTCAACAGTAGAGAATTAAGTCAGGGTTTATACAAATTATGCTAGTTTGCAACAAGaatatctactccctctgttcacaaaaacaagatgttttgcatatttcaatatggactacatacggactaaAATGAATGAACAAACACGCTATAAAGTGTCTAGATACATGATTCAGAAAAATgataaaacatcttatatttgtgagcaGAGGGAGTAGTTCTTTATATTTCTTTTCTTAAACAGTAAACTTTCCCCATAGTTCTCTCTTGAGGAAAATTGCAAAATCAGGGTAGCATCTGCTAAAGCTAGGGTTCTGCTAGAGGGCTGGTTTTTACTTTGGCTTGCTTGAGCATCGCTGCTGGGCAGCTGATAGGTGTGAGCACCACAGCCTCCCTAGCCATTTTACCTGTCCTCTTTTCTCACAAGCGCTGGAGTGAGCTGGGCATCTATTCATGAGCTGCCCATGGGTCTTGGCAGCTCTGGCTGCTCGTCCTACAGTGGTCTGGGCCACGTTTGTAGCATTGCATTCACGGACGACTCCCTAGTGGACTGTCACCTGGTTGATAGAAAGGCACAAGTGAATCCCAGAGAAAGGCCAGGAGTTTGACTACCACTGGTGCTACATGTATGGTCAATGTCGGAAGCAGGGTCTAGCGAGAAACAGCAGGTTGTTCCAAGATGAGAGCCATGGTATTCTAACTATATAGGGGATGGTATCAAAATAGAGGTGGAGCTGTGGAGACAGGGTTACCACCCCAGGTTGTACGAGCTGAACCTCCATGAGGAGCAGGGTTTAGTATATGTCTTATGTGTTGCTCCTTTTCACGTGCTGACACCATGGTCACTTGTTGCCCTGTTTCTCTTGTGCCTATTGTGTTTCTTAATGAAACGGGTTTGTAAATGCCTTTCACCCGTTCTTTACTACAATGACCTTGTCTGGAATTTGGTTAAACTAAACCATGCAATTGATGTATTAGATGCTATGTTAGTCTATCACTTTTTAATGCTTAAATATTTGCTGCATACTGTTGCAATGTATATGTTCCTTTTGAACAATAATTAAAATGTTGCTCTATGTAGCCATCCAGCATTATcacatttaaaaaaaaattaaagccCCAATCAAAGAGCCCTCAGTTTTATGAACCCGCAACAAACTAGAGACAAAAGTCTGAATTCTGAACCATGAACGCTACATCACTGAACTGTCACCTTGAAGTGTTATTCTTTCCTGCCATTATTTGAACAGTTGGTTTTTTCTCCCAATTATCTTTTGTGGTCCATGTTCATCTTATTGATGGAAATCATTTCATGTGTTGCAGGTTTCGTCAACATTGATAACTGATAAGTATAATGTAGAGAAGTATTGGAGGAGTCATGCCATCTAGCGACAAGCAATTAGCATTCTCGGTGAAAACAGCAGCATCGCGTGAGCTGCTAAACAAAGGTACAAACATCATAAATATGTCTCAAGGCACTTCTCTGCCGCCAAAGGATAAAGGTGCTGCTGAAGAACCTTTAAAGGCTGTGGGCACAAAACGGCTGCATACTGATGCTCCTTCAAGCCCTGTTTATCATAATGTTTATGTGCGGCGAAAGGTGGAAACTGAACATAATAAAGTGAACTCGTCTCTGGAGATGAAGGTTATTGGCAAGGACAAAACAAAGCAGCAGGAGGAACAGCGAAATGTGGAAACTGAACATAGCAAAGTGAGTTGCTCTCAAGAGTTGAAGGGTAGTCGAAGTGAGATAACAAAAGAGCAGGGGATACAGAGAATGGAAACGGAACATAGTAAAGTGAACCCTTCTCAGGAGTTGAAGGGTAGTGGAAGCGAGAAAACAAAGGAGCAGGAGGAACGGAAAGTGAAAACTGAACATAGTAAAGTGAACCCTTCTCAAGAGATGAAGGGTAGTGGAAGTGAGAAAACAAAAGGGCAGGAAATACAGAAAATGGAAACTGAACATAGTAGAGTGAACCCTTCGCAAGAGTTGAAGGGTAGTGGAAGCAAGAAAACAGAGGAGCAGGAGGAACAGAAAGTGAAAACTGAACATAGTAAAGTGAGCTCTTCTAAAGAGTTGAAGGGTAATGTAGGAGAAAAAATAGAAGAGCAAGAGGATCAGCAACTGGTGCAATGTGATCAAGTCAGTAAGCCAGAAGTGGCACCTCCTATTGCTGAATCTGGAATAAAAGAGCAGGATGAACAGCAAACGGTGCAAGTGAATAAGCCAGAAGTGGCACCTCCTATTGCTGAATCTGGAATAAAAGAGCAGGATGAACAGCAAACGGTGCAAGTGAATAAGTCAGAAGTGGCACCTCTTATTTCTGAATCTGGAATAAAAGAGCAGGATGAACAGAAGACGGTNNNNNNNNNNNNNNNNNNNNNNNNNNNNNNNNNNNNNNNNNNNNNNNNNNNNNNNNNNNNNNNNNNNNNNNNNNNNNNNNNNNNNNNNNNNNNNNNNNNNNNNNNNNNNNNNNNNNNNNNNNNNNNNNNNNNNNNNNNNNNNNNNNNNNNNNNNNNNNNNNNNNNNNNNNNNNNNNNNNNNNNNNNNNNNNNNNNNNNNNNNNNNNNNNNNNNNNNNNNNNNNNNNNNNNNNNNNNNNNNNNNNNNNNNNNNNNNNNNNNNNNGTGGCACCTCCTATTTCTGAATCTGGAATTAAAGAGCAGGATGAACAGGAAACGGTGCAACATGATCAGGTGAATAAGCCAGAATTGGCACCTCCTATTGCTGAATCTGGGACAAAAGGGCTGGATGAGCAGCAAACGGTGCAACATGATCAGGTCAAGAAGTCAGAAATGGCACATATTCCTGAACCTGGAATAAAAGGTCAGGATGAACAGCAAATGGTGCAACATGATCAGGTCGATAAGCCAGAAATGGCACCTCCTATTGCTGAAACCGGAATAAAAGAGCAGGAGGAACAGCAAACTGTACAACATGGTCAGATCAATAAGCCAGAAGTGGCACCTCCTATCTCTGAACCTTGCATAGAAGAGCAGGAGAAACGGCAAATGGTACAACCAGATCAAGTCAATAAGCCAGAAGTGGCACCTCCTGTTGCTGAACCTAGGATAACAGAGCAGGAGGAACTGCAAATGGTACAACATGATCAGGTCAATAAGCCAGAAGTGGCACCTCCTGTTGCTGAACCTATGATAACAGAACAGGAGGAACCGCAAATGGTACAACATGATCAGGTCAATAAGCCAGAAGTGGCACCTACTATTGCTGAATCTGCAGGTCTAGTCTCATCTGAAATGACTGAATCTGGAGGGCTAGAGCCATCTAAATCTCCCGAAGAAACACATGCAGAAACTGTACCAAAGATAAATGAGCTGCCGATTGCTTCTGCTAACGAGCCACCTATCGCTCCTAGTACCACCGTTCAAGGTGATATCCGTAGATCAGGCAACCAAAATCCTTACTGGAGTGAGAGATATGATCGATTACAGACATATTTGGAGAACTGTGATCGGTCACCCCAGGAGGGTTATATGCGAAGTAAGAAATTTTGGGTAGCAACATTAGTTATTTGTAAATTGATTTTTCTCACAGGGTATTTGACTTCTTCCTCCTAATTACAGTGCTTAGGTCACTCTCAGCAGCCGGTCGAAGCATGCATGCGATTGAGCTGGAGAAAAGGGCAATACACCTCCTAGTGGAGGAAGGTGATACTTCACTTGCCTTATTTTGCTTTCTTATCATTCTTGAAGCTTATATTTCAGCCGTCATATTGGACTGTCTTATCATGTTGCATATTTATGCTGCAAAATCTCAGTAGCTTGATATTGTGGTAACCTTATTGGTATGGGTAGCATCTGATGCACGGTATCTCTATTTGAGTGCAATGTGCACACTATATTGCATGACGGCTGGAACACCTCATCATGGCCTGTACTATGCATGAAATAAAACAACTCTGAAGTTACAGTATTAGTGTATCAGCCGTATATGGTGTCAGCATTCCAAGCAAGTAGGCATTTGAGATCCATAGTGGAACACGCTGCCTGAATATGTTTCAACATCAATAAATATATGTTTTAATGTAGTTTTCTGCAATCTCAACGCTACAAGTCCTGAGTGATATTAATTGTTTGAATCTGTGCGTCATGCATTTGCCATCTTTTCATTATGGCCCAATTCGGCAAGTATTTATCGGGCCGACATGTTACCAAGATCAGTTCTTGCATATTTGTTTTAAGAACATACATCCTGCATGCACTAACACTGCATCACACAGGTAAAGAGCTGCAACGGATGAAGGCTTTGAATGTTTTGGGGAAAGTTTCTCCAAACGGTCCTTCGAAGCAGGATCCCTTGCAGCGGTCGTGCCAGAAGTGAGATGGTTGAAGATATC
The window above is part of the Triticum aestivum cultivar Chinese Spring chromosome 2A, IWGSC CS RefSeq v2.1, whole genome shotgun sequence genome. Proteins encoded here:
- the LOC123186965 gene encoding golgin subfamily A member 6-like protein 22 (The sequence of the model RefSeq protein was modified relative to this genomic sequence to represent the inferred CDS: added 94 bases not found in genome assembly), which produces MPSSDKQLAFSVKTAASRELLNKGTNIINMSQGTSLPPKDKGAAEEPLKAVGTKRLHTDAPSSPVYHNVYVRRKVETEHNKVNSSLEMKVIGKDKTKQQEEQRNVETEHSKVSCSQELKGSRSEITKEQGIQRMETEHSKVNPSQELKGSGSEKTKEQEERKVKTEHSKVNPSQEMKGSGSEKTKGQEIQKMETEHSRVNPSQELKGSGSKKTEEQEEQKVKTEHSKVSSSKELKGNVGEKIEEQEDQQLVQCDQVSKPEVAPPIAESGIKEQDEQQTVQVNKPEVAPPIAESGIKEQDEQQTVQVNKSEVAPLISESGIKEQDEQKTVQVNKPEVAPPIAESGIKERDEQQTVQVNKPEVAPPISESGIKEQDEQETVQHDQVNKPELAPPIAESGTKGLDEQQTVQHDQVKKSEMAHIPEPGIKGQDEQQMVQHDQVDKPEMAPPIAETGIKEQEEQQTVQHGQINKPEVAPPISEPCIEEQEKRQMVQPDQVNKPEVAPPVAEPRITEQEELQMVQHDQVNKPEVAPPVAEPMITEQEEPQMVQHDQVNKPEVAPTIAESAGLVSSEMTESGGLEPSKSPEETHAETVPKINELPIASANEPPIAPSTTVQGDIRRSGNQNPYWSERYDRLQTYLENCDRSPQEGYMRMLRSLSAAGRSMHAIELEKRAIHLLVEEGKELQRMKALNVLGKVSPNGPSKQDPLQRSCQK